Proteins encoded together in one Rossellomorea sp. y25 window:
- the aceB gene encoding malate synthase A yields the protein MSTKMVGIKVTGELQPGFDKILSKQALQFLEQLERRFGAKRRELLHNREKQQERINGGELPHFLSETESIRQSEWKVSPIPQALQDRRVEITGPVDRKMVINALNSGAKCFMACFEDATSPTWTNLIEGQINLKDAVHQTIDFTNPNGKRYELNKEHAVLIVRPRGLHLEEKHIELDGKSISASLVDFGLFFFHNATHLTSTNKGPYFYLPKLESHLEARFWNDVFIFAQEYIGIPQGTIKATVLIETITAAFEMDEILYELKEHSAGLNCGRWDYIFSYIKKLRDQEDVILPDRSTVTMTAPFMRSYSLLTIKTCHRRGAPAIGGMAAQIPVKNDPVKNEEAFNKVRADKEREAQDGHDGTWVAHPGLVPVAMDVFNQEMKNDNQIAEKTLDDLEVSEQDLLEVPQGEITEEGVRLNINVGIQYISSWLSGQGAAPIHNLMEDVATAEISRAQLWQWIRHPKGVLDDGRNITIDLYERLKQEELTKLKSQMGEQLYKERRFTEAVQLFDQLIQNDQFTDFLTIPGYRIL from the coding sequence ATGTCTACAAAAATGGTTGGTATCAAGGTAACTGGGGAGCTTCAGCCAGGCTTTGATAAAATTTTATCTAAACAAGCATTGCAGTTTTTGGAACAACTGGAGCGCCGATTCGGAGCAAAACGGAGAGAACTGTTACACAACAGAGAGAAACAGCAGGAACGAATCAATGGAGGAGAGCTTCCTCACTTTTTGTCTGAAACAGAATCGATTCGACAAAGTGAATGGAAAGTAAGTCCGATTCCTCAAGCTTTACAAGATCGAAGGGTAGAGATCACTGGACCGGTTGATCGGAAAATGGTCATCAACGCATTGAACTCAGGCGCAAAATGTTTTATGGCATGTTTTGAAGATGCCACTTCACCTACATGGACGAACCTCATAGAAGGACAAATCAACCTCAAAGATGCAGTACATCAAACAATAGACTTCACGAATCCAAATGGTAAGCGTTATGAATTAAACAAAGAACATGCTGTATTAATTGTTCGACCCAGAGGATTACATCTGGAAGAGAAACATATCGAACTGGATGGGAAATCAATATCGGCAAGCCTTGTCGACTTTGGATTATTCTTTTTTCATAATGCGACTCATTTAACCTCAACGAACAAAGGCCCTTATTTTTACTTACCTAAATTAGAAAGTCACCTGGAAGCGCGCTTCTGGAATGACGTGTTTATATTTGCCCAGGAATATATCGGGATTCCTCAAGGAACGATTAAAGCAACTGTACTGATTGAAACCATCACGGCCGCGTTTGAAATGGATGAAATCCTTTATGAACTAAAGGAGCATTCAGCGGGTTTGAACTGTGGAAGATGGGATTATATTTTCAGTTATATTAAAAAACTTCGGGACCAAGAGGATGTTATCTTACCGGACCGTTCAACGGTCACAATGACAGCTCCTTTTATGAGATCGTATTCTTTGCTCACGATTAAAACTTGTCACAGAAGAGGAGCTCCTGCAATCGGAGGGATGGCGGCACAAATTCCTGTAAAGAACGATCCTGTGAAAAACGAAGAGGCGTTTAACAAGGTGAGAGCAGATAAAGAAAGAGAAGCGCAGGATGGTCATGATGGCACCTGGGTAGCTCATCCTGGGCTTGTGCCGGTTGCCATGGACGTTTTCAATCAGGAAATGAAAAATGATAATCAAATTGCAGAGAAAACTTTAGATGATCTCGAAGTGTCAGAGCAGGATCTTCTTGAAGTTCCTCAAGGGGAGATAACAGAAGAAGGTGTCCGCTTAAATATAAACGTCGGAATTCAATATATCTCTTCTTGGCTGAGCGGCCAAGGTGCAGCACCGATCCACAACTTAATGGAAGACGTGGCGACGGCTGAAATTTCCCGGGCTCAGCTATGGCAATGGATCCGCCATCCTAAAGGAGTTCTTGACGACGGCCGAAACATCACCATCGATCTCTACGAACGACTAAAGCAAGAAGAACTAACCAAACTCAAAAGCCAAATGGGAGAACAACTGTACAAAGAGCGCCGGTTCACAGAAGCCGTCCAACTATTCGACCAACTCATCCAGAACGACCAATTCACAGACTTCCTCACCATCCCGGGCTACCGTATCCTTTAA